Proteins encoded within one genomic window of Geotalea daltonii FRC-32:
- a CDS encoding TatD family hydrolase codes for MDRTMRSPLLIDTHCHLADPAFAGRLPAVIRAGRMAGVMKFIAPAIEPEEWQRLQVLHKSHSEIFPAYGLHPMHARLFSRSVLEELESCAQSAIAIGEIGLDYTLAVSREIQMHSFRQQLRLARKLDLPVLLHCRKAFQDLITILQNEGEGRIKGVMHAFSGSVETAVKCMGIGLYISMAGTVTFANAVRPVAVARKMPLSHLLLETDAPDLSPEPYRGTCNEPAFLMATATKIAEIKGLTLGEVAAQTSRNAVELFRLPALLI; via the coding sequence ATGGACAGGACGATGCGCTCTCCCCTGCTGATCGATACCCATTGTCATCTTGCCGACCCGGCCTTTGCCGGCAGGTTGCCTGCCGTTATCCGGGCAGGCAGGATGGCCGGAGTGATGAAATTCATCGCCCCGGCAATCGAGCCGGAGGAATGGCAAAGGCTTCAAGTTCTCCATAAGTCCCATTCGGAAATTTTTCCAGCCTATGGCCTGCACCCCATGCATGCACGGCTATTTTCCCGAAGCGTCCTAGAGGAACTTGAGTCATGTGCGCAATCTGCCATAGCTATTGGCGAGATCGGATTGGATTACACCCTGGCCGTATCCAGGGAAATACAGATGCACTCTTTCCGCCAACAACTCAGGCTTGCTCGAAAGCTGGATCTGCCGGTCCTGCTCCATTGCCGCAAGGCCTTTCAGGACCTGATAACCATTCTGCAAAATGAGGGGGAGGGGCGGATCAAAGGAGTAATGCATGCCTTTTCCGGCAGCGTGGAAACTGCGGTAAAATGTATGGGTATCGGGCTTTACATTTCCATGGCCGGGACGGTCACTTTCGCCAATGCAGTCCGTCCGGTGGCTGTGGCCAGGAAAATGCCGCTCAGCCACCTGCTCCTTGAAACGGACGCGCCTGACCTCTCCCCCGAACCCTACCGTGGCACGTGCAATGAACCCGCTTTTCTCATGGCAACAGCAACTAAGATAGCCGAAATCAAGGGGCTGACTCTTGGAGAAGTTGCCGCCCAGACATCCAGGAATGCCGTCGAACTGTTTCGGTTGCCGGCATTATTAATTTAG
- a CDS encoding tRNA threonylcarbamoyladenosine dehydratase, translating into MSALHRFSRTELLIGPQGLATLKESSVAVFGLGGVGSYAAEALCRAGIGKLVLVDFDDICLTNVNRQLHAMDGTVGKAKATVMAERLRLINPEAEIIPFKDFYTAENSDFLLASGYDYVVDAIDHFTSKLHLIVTCRERQIPIISSMGAAAKLDPTQVKVADISETHKCRMARSMRKLLRKKGISKGVQVVYSTEEYREPEVKDGGCKGNCICPNKDNQQFSCEHRRVILGSISYIPSIFGLTMAGVVVNSLLDTNKK; encoded by the coding sequence ATGTCGGCTTTGCACCGTTTTTCACGAACCGAATTGCTCATTGGCCCGCAAGGGCTCGCTACGCTTAAGGAAAGCTCTGTCGCTGTTTTCGGTCTTGGGGGTGTCGGCAGCTATGCCGCCGAAGCATTGTGCCGGGCCGGAATCGGCAAGCTGGTGCTGGTGGATTTCGATGACATCTGCCTGACCAATGTCAACAGACAGCTACATGCCATGGACGGCACTGTCGGCAAGGCAAAAGCCACCGTCATGGCTGAGCGGTTGCGGCTGATCAATCCTGAGGCAGAGATCATCCCCTTCAAGGATTTTTATACTGCCGAAAACAGCGACTTTCTCCTGGCAAGCGGCTACGATTATGTGGTCGACGCCATCGATCACTTCACCAGCAAGCTACATCTGATTGTGACATGCAGGGAACGGCAGATACCGATTATTTCCAGCATGGGCGCAGCCGCCAAACTGGACCCGACCCAGGTAAAGGTTGCCGATATCTCTGAAACACATAAATGCCGCATGGCCCGTTCCATGAGGAAGCTGCTGCGGAAGAAAGGCATATCAAAAGGGGTACAGGTCGTCTATTCCACCGAGGAATACCGTGAGCCTGAGGTTAAAGATGGTGGCTGCAAAGGCAACTGCATCTGCCCCAACAAGGATAATCAGCAGTTTTCCTGCGAACACCGTCGGGTAATTCTCGGCAGTATCTCCTATATTCCTTCCATCTTCGGCCTTACCATGGCCGGAGTCGTGGTCAATTCCCTTCTTGATACCAATAAAAAATGA
- a CDS encoding ferritin-like domain-containing protein, producing the protein MGKEYTVQEALKLAIQAEKDSMDFYRRAAAVTKNERAKKVLELLANEEVGHLKSFFDHYKGGEFGDLKSYMESPPNKKNAIFLALEKAIDEDTHEQKALEIALKEEKACIEQYTLLAKDIVDPLVRKIFEQVVKETQNHYEMIEDEYMHVMTMVHRSDQDIYVRE; encoded by the coding sequence ATGGGAAAAGAATACACGGTACAGGAAGCGCTGAAACTCGCCATTCAGGCCGAAAAGGACAGCATGGATTTCTATCGTCGTGCGGCTGCGGTAACGAAGAATGAGAGAGCCAAGAAAGTTCTGGAACTTTTGGCCAACGAAGAGGTCGGGCACCTGAAGTCATTTTTCGACCATTACAAGGGAGGAGAATTCGGGGATCTCAAATCCTACATGGAGTCACCGCCCAACAAGAAAAATGCCATTTTCCTTGCCCTGGAAAAGGCTATCGATGAGGATACCCACGAACAGAAAGCGCTCGAAATTGCCCTCAAGGAAGAGAAGGCCTGCATTGAACAGTACACCCTGCTAGCCAAGGATATCGTCGATCCCTTGGTGAGAAAGATATTCGAGCAGGTGGTGAAAGAGACGCAAAACCACTATGAGATGATTGAAGACGAATACATGCATGTCATGACCATGGTCCACAGGTCGGATCAGGACATCTACGTGAGGGAATAA
- a CDS encoding lytic transglycosylase domain-containing protein, which yields MAINQIETAPQVATARSPVRLNSGDRQKEDKFVELLKTSETSTFVNSVTPADAETAAEILRLQMLRSAVSLAGSDDGYSTMPTADSISRALSTYLEQQRQHPTASPEAPNAISIAPEEHPATTLPVAQNSSLETIIVRASKRYGVEVGLIKAVIKAESNFNAHAVSHAGAQGLMQLMPSTAKGLGVTDSFDAEQNVMAGTRFLKDMLNRYGGNVDSALAAYNWGPGNVDRHAESLPRETRDYLVKVKRYYRDYSV from the coding sequence ATGGCCATAAATCAGATCGAAACCGCTCCGCAGGTTGCAACAGCTAGGTCACCGGTGCGGCTTAACTCTGGTGACAGGCAAAAAGAAGATAAATTTGTCGAACTTCTTAAAACTTCCGAAACCTCCACCTTCGTCAACAGTGTAACACCCGCCGATGCTGAGACGGCAGCAGAGATCCTCCGGCTGCAGATGCTGCGTTCAGCAGTATCTCTGGCAGGCAGCGATGACGGTTACAGTACAATGCCCACTGCTGATTCCATCAGCAGAGCCCTGTCCACATACCTTGAGCAGCAGCGACAGCACCCTACAGCCTCCCCTGAGGCCCCGAATGCGATAAGCATCGCTCCTGAAGAGCATCCTGCCACCACTTTGCCAGTTGCCCAGAACTCCTCACTGGAGACGATTATCGTTCGCGCCTCCAAGCGGTATGGGGTTGAGGTGGGTCTGATCAAGGCAGTGATAAAGGCGGAGAGTAATTTCAATGCCCATGCCGTTTCCCATGCGGGAGCACAAGGGCTAATGCAGCTCATGCCATCCACTGCCAAGGGGCTGGGTGTGACCGATTCTTTCGATGCCGAACAGAATGTAATGGCCGGAACAAGGTTTTTAAAGGATATGCTCAATCGTTATGGCGGGAATGTGGATTCCGCTCTGGCTGCTTATAACTGGGGGCCCGGCAACGTTGACAGGCATGCTGAGTCGCTGCCGCGGGAAACCAGAGATTACTTGGTAAAGGTGAAGAGATACTACCGAGACTACAGCGTTTAA
- a CDS encoding sigma-54-dependent transcriptional regulator, with amino-acid sequence MESARILIADDDKKTRDFVAAFLSYKGYQVFQAGDGQDALEKIELNDVQMVITDIMMPRINGLEFIKKLKAMRPEIVTIAYSAFANYEMTANLLKAGAFFFLEKPFNLEELETHVKRGLEHQTLQRQSFKAKPCIKNRSLLNHIIGESEKMLSLFEMIEKVAGSDSTVLIQGESGTGKELVAKAIHDLSNRATKNFVPVNCAAIPDDLLESELFGHVKGSFTGAVATRIGRFEMADRGTLFLDEIGDMKPNLQVKLLRVLQNKELEPVGAARTKKVDVRIIAATNQNLEHLVASKIFREDLYYRLSVIPIMLPPLRERKSDVPLLINNFLEKFNKNKQRKVQSFDKSTMDILCNYDWPGNVRELENLVERMVIIKGSGTILFNDLPEKYRGIKSAGKSEQLTLPDSGFCLNSAVEDFENRLILQALEKTGGNKKEAANLLNLKRTTLIEKLKKKKLLFNDASFSSS; translated from the coding sequence ATGGAAAGTGCCAGAATACTCATAGCGGATGATGACAAGAAGACCCGGGATTTCGTTGCAGCCTTTCTCAGTTATAAGGGCTACCAGGTGTTCCAGGCAGGCGATGGCCAAGATGCCCTGGAGAAAATAGAACTCAACGATGTGCAGATGGTTATCACCGACATCATGATGCCGCGTATAAACGGCCTGGAATTCATCAAAAAACTGAAAGCAATGCGACCGGAGATAGTGACCATCGCATACAGCGCCTTTGCCAATTATGAGATGACGGCGAATCTTCTCAAGGCAGGGGCTTTTTTCTTTCTGGAAAAACCGTTTAACCTTGAAGAGCTGGAAACTCATGTAAAAAGGGGGCTTGAGCACCAGACGCTGCAACGTCAGAGTTTCAAGGCCAAGCCTTGTATCAAGAACCGCTCGCTGTTGAATCACATCATCGGAGAGAGTGAAAAAATGCTCTCCCTCTTCGAAATGATCGAAAAAGTTGCCGGGTCTGACTCTACCGTCCTAATTCAAGGTGAATCAGGCACCGGCAAAGAACTTGTGGCAAAGGCCATCCACGATTTAAGCAACAGGGCGACCAAAAATTTCGTGCCGGTCAACTGTGCTGCCATACCCGATGACTTGCTGGAGAGTGAACTTTTTGGCCATGTGAAGGGTTCTTTTACCGGGGCAGTAGCGACACGCATCGGCCGATTCGAGATGGCCGACCGGGGAACACTGTTTCTTGACGAGATCGGGGACATGAAACCTAACCTGCAGGTAAAGCTGTTGCGGGTACTGCAGAACAAGGAATTGGAGCCGGTCGGTGCTGCCAGAACAAAAAAAGTGGATGTACGCATCATTGCTGCCACCAATCAGAACCTTGAGCACCTTGTAGCCTCTAAGATATTCCGGGAAGACCTCTATTACCGGCTGTCTGTCATTCCCATAATGCTGCCTCCGCTCAGAGAGCGAAAATCCGATGTCCCGTTGCTGATCAACAATTTCCTCGAAAAGTTCAACAAGAATAAACAGCGTAAGGTTCAATCTTTTGACAAAAGTACCATGGATATCTTGTGTAATTACGACTGGCCGGGAAATGTCAGGGAGTTGGAAAACCTTGTGGAGCGCATGGTTATAATAAAAGGCAGCGGCACCATCCTTTTCAACGATCTGCCGGAAAAATACCGTGGCATCAAATCTGCAGGAAAGTCAGAACAATTGACCCTTCCCGACAGCGGTTTCTGCCTGAACAGTGCAGTGGAAGATTTCGAAAACCGGCTGATCTTGCAGGCGCTGGAGAAAACCGGGGGGAACAAGAAGGAAGCTGCGAACCTTCTGAACCTGAAACGGACTACGCTCATCGAGAAGCTGAAGAAAAAGAAGCTTCTTTTTAATGATGCTTCCTTTTCCAGCTCTTAG
- a CDS encoding chemotaxis protein CheW, with translation MENALQVRNESVTGELIQLVSFCLDHEEYGVNVLKVREIIRLLNITRVPNAPSYVDGVINLRGKVIPIISLRKKFNLPDAEIDKRTRIMVIESGSEMMGFIVDEVSEVIRISAHDIQPPPPVANSTIDLDCMSGVVNQAERLLVLLDLEKMCTHEDNMLFSNAMN, from the coding sequence ATGGAAAATGCGTTGCAGGTTAGGAATGAATCTGTAACAGGTGAACTGATCCAGCTTGTCAGCTTCTGTCTTGACCATGAAGAATACGGCGTCAATGTCTTGAAAGTCCGCGAAATCATCCGCCTGCTGAACATTACACGGGTGCCCAACGCCCCTTCATACGTCGATGGTGTTATTAACCTGCGTGGAAAGGTTATTCCCATAATTTCCCTGCGCAAAAAATTCAACCTCCCCGATGCGGAAATCGACAAAAGGACTCGTATCATGGTCATTGAATCAGGGAGCGAAATGATGGGTTTTATCGTGGATGAGGTTTCAGAGGTAATAAGAATCTCTGCCCACGATATCCAGCCGCCTCCGCCGGTCGCCAACAGCACTATCGACCTGGACTGCATGTCTGGGGTCGTAAACCAGGCTGAACGTCTGTTGGTGCTGCTGGACCTGGAAAAGATGTGCACCCATGAAGATAATATGCTGTTCAGCAATGCCATGAATTGA
- a CDS encoding chemotaxis protein CheA, producing the protein MPIDCEDQELLDGFLTESTELLEKLDDDLVTLEKSPSDTDLLNRIFRSIHTVKGASSFLGFDLLVKVTHKTEDVLNRLRKTELSVNPEIMDVILEAVDLVKVLLNDIKGGEIQERDIDTTIAKLLPYLSETAAGSILPSPDPVASSCNTTPTAWDEPPVSATDEDDPSINQSAKEQVAVEQACSPAVITPPSQKPVPAKTEELADSATVRVDVKRLDDLMNQVGELVLERNRMVQLYSDFQEGLDPTGFSDEFGKLTKRLNFVTSELQMQVLKMRMIPVEKVFKKFPRIVRNLARELGKEVELLIFGEETELDRSVVDEIGDPLIHLIRNALDHGLETPEERTAAGKPAKGTVVLSATHEGNQIVISIKDNGRGINPDKVARKALEKGLVTDEQLAAMGTREILDLIFLPGFSTKEQTTDLSGRGVGMDVVRTNIRKLNGIIEIKNEVGQGSEFILRLPLTLAIIQSLLVQVESEIYSIPLSAVIETIKVQQSVFHQVGGQEVLKLRDSVLPLVRLHRLFGCQGESLSRDTCYVVVVGVAEKRVGLVVSRLMGQQEVAIKSLGSFLANLPAIAGSTILGDGSVALIVDPLAFVQHGDN; encoded by the coding sequence ATGCCTATTGATTGCGAAGACCAGGAATTGCTCGATGGCTTTCTTACCGAAAGCACAGAACTGTTGGAAAAGCTCGATGACGATCTCGTCACCCTTGAAAAATCTCCTTCCGACACCGATCTTTTGAACAGGATTTTCCGCTCCATTCATACGGTTAAAGGGGCATCTAGTTTTCTCGGTTTTGACTTGCTGGTCAAAGTAACACATAAAACCGAAGACGTCCTGAATCGGTTGCGTAAAACCGAACTTTCCGTAAATCCGGAGATAATGGATGTCATTCTTGAGGCTGTCGATCTTGTAAAGGTGCTCCTCAATGATATCAAGGGGGGGGAAATTCAAGAGAGGGATATCGATACTACCATTGCCAAACTGCTTCCTTACCTTTCCGAAACAGCAGCGGGCTCGATACTCCCTTCGCCGGATCCGGTGGCTTCTTCTTGCAACACGACCCCTACAGCTTGGGATGAGCCACCTGTCTCGGCGACAGACGAAGACGATCCTTCAATCAACCAGTCGGCCAAGGAACAAGTAGCTGTTGAACAAGCCTGTAGTCCAGCTGTCATCACCCCACCTTCGCAAAAGCCTGTCCCTGCAAAAACCGAGGAACTTGCAGATAGTGCCACCGTGCGGGTTGATGTCAAAAGGCTGGACGATCTGATGAACCAGGTCGGCGAGCTGGTGCTGGAACGCAACCGTATGGTGCAGCTCTATAGCGATTTTCAGGAAGGCCTCGATCCAACCGGCTTCAGCGACGAGTTCGGCAAATTGACCAAACGGCTTAATTTCGTTACTTCGGAATTGCAGATGCAGGTTCTGAAAATGCGCATGATTCCTGTGGAAAAGGTTTTCAAGAAATTTCCAAGGATAGTTCGCAATCTTGCCAGAGAGCTTGGCAAAGAGGTTGAGCTTCTGATCTTTGGCGAGGAAACCGAGCTTGATCGTTCCGTGGTCGATGAAATCGGCGACCCGTTGATCCATCTGATCAGAAACGCCTTGGACCATGGACTGGAAACGCCGGAGGAGCGCACAGCTGCCGGCAAACCGGCAAAAGGCACCGTAGTCCTCTCTGCTACCCACGAAGGGAATCAGATCGTCATCAGCATCAAGGACAATGGCCGTGGTATAAATCCGGACAAGGTTGCAAGGAAGGCCCTTGAAAAAGGCCTTGTTACAGATGAGCAGCTGGCGGCTATGGGCACCAGGGAAATTCTCGATCTCATCTTTCTTCCTGGATTTTCCACGAAAGAACAGACCACCGATCTCTCCGGCAGGGGGGTAGGCATGGATGTTGTGCGCACCAACATCAGAAAATTGAACGGCATCATTGAAATTAAAAACGAAGTGGGACAGGGATCGGAATTCATTCTCCGGCTGCCCCTTACCCTTGCCATAATTCAGTCCCTCCTGGTGCAAGTGGAAAGTGAGATATATTCCATACCCCTTTCTGCGGTTATCGAGACTATCAAGGTTCAACAGAGCGTCTTTCACCAGGTTGGGGGCCAGGAAGTTCTTAAATTGCGGGACTCGGTGTTGCCACTGGTTCGTCTGCACCGGCTCTTTGGTTGCCAGGGGGAATCCCTGAGCAGAGACACCTGTTATGTGGTTGTCGTGGGAGTTGCCGAAAAAAGAGTAGGACTGGTGGTCAGCAGGCTTATGGGCCAACAGGAAGTGGCGATAAAATCCCTCGGCAGCTTCCTGGCAAACCTTCCGGCCATTGCCGGCTCTACCATTCTCGGCGACGGCAGTGTGGCTCTTATCGTGGATCCTCTGGCATTCGTTCAACACGGTGACAATTAA
- a CDS encoding CheR family methyltransferase, translated as MEPTFFPELKAPNAKISDKDFEILRDYIYNLCGIYFHTSKKYFLESRIGRRMEATKVKSHAEYYQYIRSSVTGSSELRHLLDEITTNETCFFRNGPQLAAMENKFIPEIVETKSKMGFRKLRIWSAGSSSGEEAYTLAMILLEKRTSLLKDWIIEIVGTDINETVIAQAKEGIYGSYSVRNAPDYYRRKYFSMESADRFILAPEVKKMVNFSLLNLYDENKMLFMKSFDFIFCANVLIYFDLASKSKVVQHFYNNLQPYGYFFVGQSESLHGVSEKFKTIHFPGGFAYNK; from the coding sequence ATGGAACCCACGTTTTTCCCCGAACTTAAAGCTCCCAATGCAAAGATCTCCGATAAGGACTTCGAGATCCTCAGGGATTACATCTATAATCTATGCGGCATATATTTCCATACCAGCAAGAAATACTTTCTTGAGAGCCGTATCGGCCGCCGCATGGAAGCAACGAAGGTCAAAAGCCATGCCGAGTACTACCAGTACATAAGAAGCAGTGTTACCGGCAGTTCAGAATTGCGTCATCTTCTGGATGAGATCACCACCAATGAAACCTGTTTTTTCCGAAATGGCCCACAACTTGCGGCCATGGAAAACAAATTCATACCCGAAATCGTCGAAACCAAATCAAAGATGGGATTCCGCAAATTGAGAATCTGGAGTGCCGGATCTTCCTCGGGCGAAGAGGCCTATACCCTTGCCATGATCCTGCTTGAAAAGCGGACCTCGTTACTCAAGGACTGGATTATCGAGATTGTCGGCACGGATATTAACGAGACCGTCATCGCTCAAGCCAAGGAAGGCATTTATGGCTCGTATTCTGTTCGCAACGCCCCTGACTATTATCGCCGTAAATATTTCAGCATGGAGTCGGCTGATCGTTTCATACTCGCCCCGGAAGTCAAGAAAATGGTCAATTTCTCCCTTCTTAACCTTTACGATGAGAATAAAATGTTATTCATGAAAAGTTTTGACTTTATTTTCTGCGCAAACGTGCTCATATATTTTGACCTGGCTTCAAAGTCTAAGGTGGTGCAGCACTTTTACAACAACCTGCAACCCTACGGCTATTTTTTTGTCGGTCAGTCGGAATCGCTGCATGGAGTAAGCGAAAAATTTAAAACAATCCATTTTCCCGGCGGATTCGCCTATAACAAATAA
- a CDS encoding HDOD domain-containing protein, which produces MFDNGLMVKAQNMVDAISELPTIPHVATKVIDLLDKPEVELDEVADMILTDQVLAARVIKIVNSPFYKPAHEIRSVKRALIYLGFRHIRELAFTCSFIDVFQGKDGAFDIRTFWEHSFGVGIVAKIIAQRFRYPDTEKAYLVGIVHDIGEVFLSYYKRTDFEKLLESIKGKSHRMFEAEKEYFGTSHSEIGLCIARKWNFPPEYCEVIALHHAPEDATIDPTLVSIVNLADLFCSVRQLDYGGKSWVTFNLADEKSWSILKNYAPHLADFDVERFCYELDDRVPEIQELVQSIFQGVVAE; this is translated from the coding sequence ATGTTTGACAACGGCCTGATGGTTAAAGCACAAAACATGGTGGATGCCATCTCCGAGCTGCCCACCATCCCCCATGTCGCCACCAAAGTCATTGATCTGCTCGACAAGCCGGAGGTCGAACTGGACGAAGTTGCAGACATGATCCTTACCGATCAGGTGCTTGCTGCACGGGTGATAAAGATCGTCAACTCACCTTTCTACAAGCCGGCCCACGAAATCAGATCCGTGAAACGCGCCTTGATCTACCTGGGTTTCCGTCACATCCGGGAGCTGGCATTTACCTGCTCATTTATCGATGTCTTTCAGGGCAAAGACGGTGCTTTCGATATCCGAACCTTCTGGGAGCATTCTTTCGGTGTGGGCATCGTTGCCAAGATCATTGCCCAGCGGTTCCGCTACCCAGATACCGAGAAGGCCTATCTCGTCGGTATTGTCCACGACATCGGCGAAGTATTTTTAAGCTACTATAAGCGTACTGACTTCGAGAAACTGCTGGAGTCCATCAAGGGCAAATCACACAGAATGTTTGAGGCTGAAAAGGAATATTTCGGTACCAGCCACAGTGAAATCGGACTCTGCATCGCCAGAAAATGGAATTTTCCCCCAGAGTATTGTGAGGTCATAGCCCTCCACCATGCGCCTGAAGATGCAACCATTGACCCGACACTCGTTTCCATTGTCAACCTGGCAGATCTTTTTTGTTCCGTGCGTCAACTGGATTATGGCGGCAAGTCTTGGGTAACCTTTAACTTGGCCGATGAAAAATCCTGGTCAATACTGAAAAATTACGCTCCACATCTTGCCGATTTCGATGTGGAAAGATTCTGTTATGAGCTGGATGACCGGGTACCGGAAATTCAGGAACTGGTTCAATCAATTTTTCAGGGAGTTGTTGCGGAGTAA